In Streptomyces sp. NBC_00704, a genomic segment contains:
- a CDS encoding bifunctional cytidylyltransferase/SDR family oxidoreductase, which yields MSQRIAKPRTTAVILAGGTGQRVGLSIPKQLLKIAGKAVIEHTLTTFEKAASVDDIIVLMAPGYVPDVEKIVAKAGFTKVRAVIEGGATRNETTERAIAALGEGLAEGEDLNVLFHDAVRPLLSQRVIDDCVTALERYQAVDVAIPSADTIIVTRTHGEDGEFITEIPDRSRLRRGQTPQAFKLSTIRRAYEVAAGDPNFQATDDCTVVLRYLPDVPIHVVAGDEYNMKVTQPVDVFIADKLFQLASSATPEQKGEEVYRELLTGRTVVVFGGSYGIGKDIAELAESYGARVYALGRSTTGTHVENPEEVDDALSKAYSETGRVDYVVNTAGVLRIGKLAETDNATIEEALKVNYLAPVQIARSAYKYLAETKGQLLLYTSSSYTRGRAEYSLYSSTKAAMVNLTQALSDEWAGDGIRVNCVNPERTATPMRTKAFGQEPAGSLLSSEAVARTSLDVLLSELTGHVVDVRQQDPTAAAGKASDFEQALAGVLDRQDGVA from the coding sequence GTGTCCCAGCGCATAGCCAAGCCCCGTACCACCGCAGTGATCCTGGCCGGTGGCACCGGCCAGCGGGTGGGTCTGTCGATCCCCAAGCAGTTGCTGAAGATCGCCGGCAAGGCAGTCATCGAGCACACGCTGACCACCTTCGAGAAGGCGGCCTCGGTCGATGACATCATCGTGCTGATGGCGCCCGGCTATGTCCCCGACGTCGAGAAGATCGTCGCCAAGGCCGGGTTCACGAAGGTCCGGGCGGTCATCGAGGGCGGTGCCACGCGCAACGAGACCACCGAGCGCGCCATCGCGGCCCTGGGCGAGGGACTGGCCGAGGGCGAGGACCTCAACGTCCTCTTCCACGACGCCGTGCGCCCCCTGCTCTCGCAGCGCGTCATCGACGACTGCGTCACCGCCCTGGAGCGCTACCAGGCCGTCGACGTGGCCATTCCGTCCGCGGACACCATCATCGTCACGCGCACGCACGGCGAGGACGGCGAGTTCATCACCGAGATCCCGGACCGCTCCCGGCTGCGCCGCGGCCAGACGCCGCAGGCGTTCAAGCTGTCCACCATCCGGCGGGCCTACGAGGTGGCGGCGGGCGACCCCAACTTCCAGGCCACCGACGACTGCACGGTCGTCCTGCGCTACCTGCCGGACGTGCCGATCCACGTGGTCGCGGGCGACGAGTACAACATGAAGGTGACTCAGCCCGTCGACGTCTTCATCGCCGACAAGCTCTTCCAGCTGGCCTCCTCCGCGACCCCCGAGCAGAAGGGCGAGGAGGTCTACCGCGAGCTGCTCACCGGCCGGACCGTGGTCGTCTTCGGCGGCTCGTACGGCATCGGCAAGGACATCGCCGAGCTCGCCGAGTCCTACGGCGCCCGGGTCTACGCCCTCGGCCGCTCCACCACCGGCACGCACGTGGAGAACCCGGAGGAGGTCGACGACGCCCTGTCCAAGGCCTACAGCGAGACCGGCCGCGTCGACTACGTCGTCAACACCGCCGGAGTGCTGCGCATCGGCAAACTGGCCGAGACCGACAACGCGACCATCGAGGAAGCGCTGAAGGTCAACTACCTGGCGCCGGTTCAGATCGCACGTTCGGCTTACAAGTACCTGGCGGAGACCAAGGGCCAATTGCTGCTCTACACCTCCAGCAGCTACACCCGCGGGCGCGCCGAGTACAGCCTGTACTCCTCGACCAAGGCGGCCATGGTGAATCTCACCCAGGCGCTGTCCGACGAGTGGGCCGGTGACGGCATCCGGGTGAACTGCGTCAACCCCGAACGCACCGCGACCCCCATGCGTACGAAGGCCTTCGGGCAGGAGCCGGCGGGCAGCCTGCTGTCCTCCGAAGCCGTCGCCCGCACCTCCCTCGACGTGCTGCTTTCCGAACTCACCGGGCATGTCGTCGACGTCCGCCAGCAGGACCCGACGGCCGCCGCCGGCAAGGCCTCCGACTTCGAACAGGCCCTTGCCGGGGTCCTCGACCGACAGGACGGCGTGGCATAA
- the obgE gene encoding GTPase ObgE — protein MTTFVDRVELHVAAGNGGHGCASVHREKFKPLGGPDGGNGGRGGDVILVVDQSVTTLLDYHHKPHRSATNGKPGEGGNRSGKDGQDLILPVPDGTVVQDKAGNVLADLVGHGTSYIAAQGGRGGLGNAALASARRKAPGFALLGEPGGLQDIVLELKTVADVALVGYPSAGKSSLISVLSAAKPKIADYPFTTLVPNLGVVTAGSTVYTIADVPGLIPGASQGKGLGLEFLRHVERCSVLVHVLDTATLESERDPLSDLDIIEEELKQYGGLGNRPRLVVLNKIDVPDGKDLAEMVRPDLEARGYRVFEVSAVAHTGLKELSFAIAEMVAAARAAKPKEEATRVVIRPKAVDDTGFTVSLEEDGLFRVRGEKPERWVRQTDFNNDEAVGYLADRLNRLGVEDALMKAGARGGDGVAIGPEDNAVVFDWEPSVTAGAEMLGRRGEDHRFEAPRPATQRRRDKQAERDEATQEFEGFEPF, from the coding sequence ATGACCACCTTCGTGGACCGCGTCGAACTGCATGTCGCCGCGGGTAACGGAGGCCACGGCTGTGCCTCCGTCCACCGTGAGAAGTTCAAGCCGCTCGGCGGCCCCGACGGGGGCAACGGCGGCCGTGGCGGCGATGTGATCCTGGTCGTCGACCAGTCGGTCACCACGCTCCTCGACTACCACCACAAGCCCCACCGCAGCGCCACCAACGGCAAGCCCGGCGAGGGCGGCAACCGGTCCGGCAAGGACGGCCAGGACCTGATCCTGCCCGTCCCGGACGGCACCGTCGTCCAGGACAAGGCCGGCAACGTGCTGGCCGACCTGGTCGGTCACGGCACCTCGTACATCGCCGCCCAGGGCGGCCGCGGCGGCCTCGGCAACGCGGCGCTGGCCTCGGCCCGCCGCAAGGCGCCCGGCTTCGCGCTGCTCGGCGAGCCCGGCGGCCTCCAGGACATCGTGCTGGAGCTGAAGACGGTCGCGGACGTGGCACTCGTCGGTTACCCGAGCGCCGGCAAGTCCTCGCTGATCTCCGTCCTGTCCGCCGCCAAGCCGAAGATCGCGGACTACCCCTTCACCACCCTCGTCCCGAACCTGGGCGTGGTCACGGCCGGCTCCACGGTCTACACCATCGCCGACGTGCCGGGCCTGATCCCGGGCGCCAGCCAGGGCAAGGGGCTGGGCCTGGAGTTCCTGCGCCACGTCGAGCGGTGCAGCGTCCTCGTGCACGTGCTGGACACCGCGACCCTGGAGTCCGAGCGCGACCCGCTCTCCGACCTCGACATCATCGAGGAGGAGCTCAAGCAGTACGGCGGCCTCGGCAACCGGCCGCGCCTCGTCGTGCTCAACAAGATCGACGTGCCGGACGGCAAGGACCTCGCCGAGATGGTCCGCCCGGACCTGGAGGCGCGCGGCTACCGCGTCTTCGAGGTGTCCGCGGTCGCCCACACGGGTCTGAAGGAACTGTCCTTCGCGATCGCCGAGATGGTGGCCGCGGCGCGCGCGGCCAAGCCGAAGGAGGAGGCGACCCGGGTCGTCATCCGCCCGAAGGCGGTCGACGACACCGGCTTCACCGTCTCGCTGGAGGAGGACGGCCTGTTCCGCGTCCGGGGCGAGAAGCCCGAACGCTGGGTGCGCCAGACCGACTTCAACAACGACGAGGCCGTCGGCTACCTCGCCGACCGGCTCAACCGCCTCGGCGTGGAGGACGCGCTGATGAAGGCGGGCGCCCGCGGCGGCGACGGCGTCGCCATCGGTCCCGAGGACAACGCGGTCGTCTTCGACTGGGAGCCGTCCGTCACGGCCGGCGCCGAGATGCTCGGCCGCCGGGGCGAGGACCACCGCTTCGAGGCCCCGCGTCCGGCGACCCAGCGCCGCCGGGACAAGCAGGCCGAACGCGACGAGGCGACCCAGGAGTTCGAGGGCTTCGAGCCCTTCTGA
- the rpmA gene encoding 50S ribosomal protein L27: protein MAHKKGASSTRNGRDSNAQRLGVKRFGGQVVNAGEILVRQRGTHFHPGAGVGRGGDDTLFALNAGAVEFGTHRGRKVVNIVPVA, encoded by the coding sequence ATGGCACACAAGAAGGGCGCATCGTCCACCCGGAACGGTCGCGACTCCAATGCCCAGCGGCTCGGCGTGAAGCGCTTCGGCGGTCAGGTCGTCAACGCGGGTGAGATCCTGGTCCGCCAGCGCGGTACGCACTTCCACCCCGGCGCGGGCGTCGGCCGTGGCGGCGACGACACGCTGTTCGCGCTGAACGCCGGTGCGGTGGAGTTCGGCACGCACCGTGGCCGCAAGGTCGTGAACATCGTTCCGGTCGCCTGA
- the rplU gene encoding 50S ribosomal protein L21: MYAIVRSGGRQHKVAVGDIVEVDKISTAKVGDTVELSTLLVVDGDAVTSDPWVLAGIKVQAEVVDHHKGVKIDILRYKNKTGYRRRQGHRQQYTAIKVTEIPAAAK; encoded by the coding sequence GTGTACGCCATCGTGCGCAGCGGTGGTCGCCAGCACAAGGTTGCTGTCGGCGACATCGTTGAGGTTGACAAGATTTCCACTGCCAAGGTTGGCGACACGGTCGAGCTCTCGACCCTGCTCGTTGTCGACGGCGACGCTGTGACCAGCGACCCGTGGGTGCTGGCCGGCATCAAGGTCCAGGCCGAGGTCGTGGACCACCACAAGGGCGTCAAGATCGACATCCTTCGCTACAAGAACAAGACCGGTTACCGCCGTCGTCAGGGCCACCGCCAGCAGTACACGGCGATCAAGGTCACTGAGATCCCCGCGGCTGCGAAGTAA
- a CDS encoding polymorphic toxin-type HINT domain-containing protein, with protein MGTGRSQVGRGCRRTESPHWTGTGKVNEVIKANGSKTSYVYDADGNRLVRKDPSGATVYLPGTELKLSADGTKKETTRYYGYAGQTVAVRTAAKVSFVASDHHGTGELAIDSVTGAISQRRFDPFGVDRGEKTGVWPGEKGYVGGTIDASTGLTHLGAREYDSAIGKFISVDPVIDYTQPQQINGYAYANNSPVTHADPSGMIVPECREGLIECRGGITVTNADPEVSKAQSDVSKASSDVAVAQQQQQQASARQRIKSAGKALIKIARDILGVDAALDCISSGDVGACGETLLNIAGSFAGGLAGKILAKYGAPWKWAKGIKLAKRVTGLVKDMIGGVKGLWNANKAVGRAKLGLSKAAEKLAEVRKKAAAALKKRKKLDEPECHSFLPGTKVLLANGSSKAIEKVKLGDKVVVTDAKTGKTTVREVAGTIVTQDDKSFADPTIKGRSGKPEALIATITHPFWVASKSAWIKAGDLRPGMRLRTPSGDTVELTAVRHFEQRQRTHDLTITGIHSYYVAAGSTPVLVHNCDTLELKYKEGWDETQRAEADAKVAHLNQLAEDGKLVKTKSVRIEKGSAASRLRKAGTTVPDGYHGDHLQDLQLGGTDTLDNLGPLDGSVNSSLGSQIAGKIKNLPMGTRICSVTICDPT; from the coding sequence GTGGGAACTGGCCGTAGCCAAGTCGGACGCGGCTGCCGCCGAACTGAGTCGCCGCACTGGACCGGCACCGGCAAGGTCAACGAGGTCATCAAGGCGAACGGCTCGAAGACGAGCTACGTGTACGACGCCGACGGCAACCGTCTGGTGCGCAAGGACCCCTCCGGGGCGACGGTCTACCTGCCGGGCACCGAGCTGAAGCTGTCGGCCGACGGCACCAAGAAGGAGACCACGCGCTACTACGGGTACGCCGGGCAGACCGTCGCGGTCCGCACCGCGGCGAAGGTCTCGTTCGTCGCCTCCGACCACCACGGCACCGGTGAACTGGCGATCGACTCCGTGACCGGTGCGATCTCGCAGCGCCGCTTCGACCCGTTCGGTGTCGACCGCGGCGAGAAGACCGGTGTCTGGCCGGGGGAGAAGGGGTACGTCGGCGGCACCATCGACGCCTCTACCGGCCTGACCCACCTCGGAGCGCGGGAGTACGACTCGGCGATCGGCAAGTTCATCTCGGTGGACCCGGTCATCGACTACACCCAGCCGCAGCAGATCAACGGCTACGCCTACGCCAACAACTCCCCGGTCACGCACGCCGACCCCAGCGGCATGATCGTCCCGGAGTGCCGTGAGGGCCTGATCGAGTGCCGCGGCGGAATAACGGTCACCAATGCGGACCCGGAAGTCTCCAAGGCGCAGTCCGACGTCAGCAAGGCGTCCAGTGACGTCGCGGTGGCGCAGCAGCAGCAGCAGCAGGCGTCCGCCCGGCAGCGCATCAAGTCCGCGGGCAAGGCCCTGATCAAGATCGCCCGGGACATCCTGGGCGTGGACGCGGCCCTGGACTGCATCTCCAGCGGCGACGTCGGGGCCTGCGGCGAGACGCTGCTCAACATCGCCGGAAGCTTCGCGGGCGGCCTGGCGGGCAAGATCCTCGCCAAGTACGGGGCGCCCTGGAAGTGGGCCAAGGGCATCAAGCTCGCCAAGCGGGTCACCGGCCTGGTCAAGGACATGATCGGCGGGGTCAAGGGCCTGTGGAACGCCAACAAGGCGGTGGGCCGGGCCAAGCTGGGCCTGTCCAAGGCGGCGGAGAAACTCGCCGAGGTCAGAAAGAAGGCCGCGGCGGCCCTCAAGAAACGAAAGAAGCTCGACGAACCCGAGTGCCACAGCTTCCTTCCTGGAACGAAGGTCCTGCTGGCGAACGGCTCGTCCAAGGCGATCGAGAAGGTGAAACTCGGCGACAAGGTCGTCGTCACCGATGCCAAGACCGGCAAGACGACCGTGCGCGAGGTCGCGGGCACGATCGTCACGCAGGACGACAAGTCCTTCGCCGACCCCACGATCAAGGGTAGGTCCGGTAAGCCGGAAGCTCTGATCGCCACGATTACCCATCCGTTCTGGGTCGCGTCGAAGAGCGCGTGGATCAAGGCGGGCGACCTCCGGCCCGGCATGAGGCTGCGTACTCCCTCCGGCGACACGGTCGAGCTCACGGCCGTACGTCACTTCGAACAGCGCCAGCGCACCCACGACCTCACAATCACCGGGATCCACTCCTACTACGTGGCCGCAGGTTCGACGCCGGTCCTGGTGCACAACTGCGACACGCTCGAGCTCAAGTACAAGGAAGGCTGGGACGAAACGCAGCGAGCCGAGGCCGACGCGAAGGTCGCGCATCTGAACCAGCTCGCCGAGGACGGCAAGTTGGTGAAGACGAAGTCGGTGCGTATCGAGAAGGGCTCGGCGGCGAGCCGACTCCGTAAGGCGGGCACCACCGTCCCAGACGGCTACCACGGCGACCACCTGCAGGATCTGCAGTTGGGCGGTACGGATACGCTCGATAACTTGGGACCGCTCGACGGAAGTGTGAACAGCAGTCTCGGATCGCAGATCGCCGGCAAGATCAAGAACCTGCCGATGGGTACCCGAATATGCAGCGTCACCATATGTGACCCGACATAG
- a CDS encoding D-glucuronyl C5-epimerase family protein, producing MAGKRRVELGRRRFIRVAGGSVAGAAVVGGGTFTALATGILDSPPENLIDGVPRSLVLSLPDAPGSVQPPAPELPDQLANGVIKPPSPGTRIPYTGGTPDPDEGSVPTKLPFDFKTSGYQLDHELPEYMRPWRDRPTTWSNVTPNTENVYLDAEGAVQYRPDRNTPGYDQPVTQIQFGLGCVSSYRTATDPTRKALFLERAKAQAKRLIDKRVETRGAWYFPYPFDWFHPEHSGVTYKAPWYSGMAQGESISLFIQLSQLDGVTEEERKLYRAAADGAFASLLRGDNAKPWVVNRDKDGYLWIQEYPGATPGTGDYTFNGMIFATFGVWDYYMATGNELALKLYDGAVTTIRDHFPRLRQAKWLSYYCNTHRVPTKGYHQHHINLFRQLHWQTGSPAFADRQDTLINDYPSAQNLPAGSVVAFAAGTHSLYQLKTQGAPLYGWSPTMNDAQKATKKVTFTKATQAPVDVRRRIYGRGIYYRISAGAYAGWWVGEYYPNVFLRGVHLPTTYRPNRTATFPANVSITAIKFGSDGKTGTTKTVKFAKSSKAPFDQRAIVNGRPMLRITAGGLTGYWVPNGPVLADS from the coding sequence ATGGCTGGTAAAAGACGTGTCGAGCTGGGGCGCAGGCGGTTCATTCGGGTGGCCGGCGGTTCGGTCGCCGGGGCGGCCGTGGTGGGTGGGGGGACCTTCACCGCGCTGGCCACGGGAATCCTCGACTCGCCCCCCGAGAACCTGATCGACGGAGTGCCGCGCTCGCTCGTGCTGAGCCTTCCCGACGCCCCCGGCAGCGTCCAGCCGCCGGCGCCGGAACTGCCGGACCAGCTCGCGAACGGTGTGATCAAGCCGCCGAGCCCGGGCACCCGGATCCCCTACACCGGCGGCACTCCGGACCCCGACGAGGGCTCCGTGCCGACCAAGCTGCCGTTCGACTTCAAGACGTCCGGCTACCAGCTCGACCACGAGCTGCCCGAGTACATGCGGCCCTGGCGCGACCGGCCCACCACCTGGTCGAACGTCACGCCCAACACCGAGAACGTCTACCTCGACGCCGAAGGCGCGGTCCAGTACCGGCCCGACCGCAACACCCCGGGCTACGACCAGCCCGTCACCCAGATCCAGTTCGGGCTCGGCTGCGTCTCCAGCTACCGCACCGCGACCGACCCCACCCGCAAGGCGCTGTTCCTGGAGCGCGCCAAGGCGCAGGCGAAGCGGCTCATCGACAAGCGCGTGGAGACGCGCGGCGCCTGGTACTTCCCGTATCCCTTCGACTGGTTCCATCCCGAGCACAGCGGCGTCACCTACAAGGCGCCCTGGTACTCCGGGATGGCGCAGGGCGAGTCGATCAGCCTGTTCATCCAGCTGTCGCAGCTGGACGGGGTGACCGAGGAGGAGCGCAAGCTCTACCGGGCCGCGGCGGACGGCGCGTTCGCCTCGCTGCTGCGCGGCGACAACGCCAAGCCGTGGGTGGTGAACCGGGACAAGGACGGTTACCTGTGGATCCAGGAGTACCCGGGCGCCACCCCCGGCACCGGTGACTACACGTTCAACGGGATGATCTTCGCCACCTTCGGCGTCTGGGACTACTACATGGCCACCGGCAACGAGCTGGCCCTCAAGCTCTACGACGGCGCCGTCACCACCATCCGCGACCACTTCCCGCGGCTGCGTCAGGCGAAGTGGCTCTCGTACTACTGCAACACCCACCGCGTGCCGACCAAGGGCTACCACCAGCACCACATCAACCTGTTCCGCCAGCTCCACTGGCAGACCGGCAGTCCCGCCTTCGCCGACCGGCAGGACACGCTGATCAACGACTACCCCTCGGCCCAGAACCTCCCGGCCGGCTCGGTCGTCGCGTTCGCCGCGGGCACGCACTCGCTGTACCAGCTGAAGACGCAGGGCGCCCCCCTGTACGGCTGGTCGCCGACGATGAACGACGCCCAGAAGGCGACCAAGAAGGTGACCTTCACCAAGGCCACCCAGGCTCCCGTGGACGTCCGCCGCCGCATCTACGGGCGGGGGATCTACTACCGCATCAGCGCCGGCGCCTACGCGGGCTGGTGGGTCGGGGAGTACTACCCGAACGTGTTCCTGCGCGGAGTGCACCTGCCGACCACCTACCGGCCGAACCGCACGGCCACCTTCCCGGCCAACGTCTCCATCACCGCGATCAAGTTCGGCAGTGACGGCAAGACGGGCACCACGAAGACGGTGAAGTTCGCCAAGAGCTCCAAGGCCCCCTTCGACCAGCGGGCCATCGTCAACGGGCGGCCCATGTTGCGCATCACGGCCGGCGGACTGACCGGGTACTGGGTGCCGAACGGGCCGGTGCTGGCCGACAGCTGA
- a CDS encoding acyltransferase codes for MNYRVQPSAQVDDSAEIGAGSSVWDLAQIREGARLGEGCVIGRGAYVGSGVHMGDNCKLQNYALVYEPAELGDGVFIGPAVVLTNDHNPRSVDPDGKQKRGGDWEAVGVRIADGASVGARAVCVAPITIGRWAMVAAGAVVTKDVPDFGLVVGVPARQVGWVGKAGVKLVERAGESGVWECPRSGELYDEKDGVLVERDAPDARDAR; via the coding sequence GTGAACTACAGGGTCCAGCCCAGCGCGCAGGTCGACGACAGTGCCGAGATCGGCGCCGGGAGCAGCGTCTGGGACCTCGCTCAGATCCGCGAGGGCGCGCGCCTCGGCGAGGGCTGTGTGATCGGCCGTGGCGCCTATGTCGGCTCGGGCGTGCACATGGGCGACAACTGCAAGCTGCAGAACTACGCGCTGGTCTACGAGCCGGCCGAGCTGGGCGACGGTGTCTTCATCGGTCCGGCCGTGGTGCTCACCAACGACCACAACCCGCGTTCCGTGGACCCGGACGGCAAGCAGAAGCGCGGCGGCGACTGGGAGGCCGTCGGCGTGCGGATCGCGGACGGCGCGTCCGTGGGGGCCCGTGCCGTGTGCGTCGCGCCGATCACCATCGGCCGCTGGGCGATGGTCGCCGCCGGCGCCGTCGTCACCAAGGACGTGCCGGACTTCGGCCTGGTCGTCGGCGTCCCCGCGCGGCAGGTCGGCTGGGTCGGCAAGGCCGGCGTCAAGCTGGTCGAGCGCGCGGGCGAGTCCGGTGTGTGGGAGTGCCCGCGCAGCGGCGAGCTGTACGACGAGAAGGACGGCGTGCTGGTGGAGCGCGACGCACCCGACGCCCGCGACGCTCGCTAG
- a CDS encoding glycosyltransferase: MTHVLLIAGTAPTLSMLKAAVEQFRAAGATVRLAGYFDREAVDGVLDAADVCSLTESAAERGDAFAKRVAKLPPARRTWASAERNRWVLRNARRSQVLVALDAHGVYTVWRLAERNRRADAVFGVAPGLRALQARGERPMHYVLRDAVRTVPSPAVTLRSTKRGVRHSAGAVLRRASSPAVMRTSIGAKAWRTAVVAPRVPDAMRAKLARRVSLSMAKGGRKTGATMVLNQAAERINNRKLSAALLADAARADLARGHDDPKLRDKAIRAALAIAEQRFKKKDLAAAADQLSTAFALAFNRGLHFDGVSSPMADDPDAYLAPFRENAAFKALSAPRGRALPAAGAPAGRPLRLLVTTYANAAFLKAIRDRYENHPDVEIRYLDVNEDEKLRPLVRGIKRIMEHALGGQPAFHDKVEEALRPHLDWADTVFVDWCTNAAGIFTAVDPGTTRMVVRLHSYEAFAFWPHVVDFTRVDDLILVSEHLREVVEKVLPQLAGPDTATTHVVPNAMDLLPFKRPKAGPEARFTLGLVGVSAVAKDPRWAVRVLRLLREKDERYRLVVIGEGLPRKAGAAVRAYDDLLQADLEELRAAGAVHLVGQTDDVPAALTEVGVILSSSVRESFHCGLVEGTASGALPVVRDWPFFASLENGPRTLFPGEWVVSTPEEAAERILKLTATEDTWRAATEPAAEHALEMWDWSVVSREFDRLLLGEQA; this comes from the coding sequence ATGACCCACGTACTCCTGATCGCCGGCACGGCGCCGACGCTCTCGATGCTGAAAGCCGCCGTCGAACAGTTCCGGGCCGCGGGAGCGACGGTGCGGCTGGCCGGCTACTTCGACCGTGAGGCGGTGGACGGCGTCCTCGACGCCGCCGACGTCTGCTCGCTCACCGAGTCGGCCGCCGAGCGGGGCGACGCCTTCGCCAAGCGCGTCGCCAAACTGCCCCCCGCCCGCCGGACCTGGGCGAGCGCGGAACGCAACCGCTGGGTCCTGCGCAACGCCCGCCGGTCGCAGGTGCTGGTCGCGCTCGACGCGCACGGCGTCTACACCGTCTGGCGGCTCGCCGAGCGCAACCGGCGCGCCGACGCCGTCTTCGGCGTCGCGCCCGGCCTGCGCGCCCTCCAGGCCCGCGGCGAGCGCCCGATGCACTACGTGCTGCGCGACGCCGTCCGCACCGTCCCGTCCCCGGCCGTCACCCTGCGCTCCACCAAGCGCGGCGTGCGGCACAGCGCGGGCGCCGTGCTGCGCCGGGCCTCGTCGCCCGCCGTGATGCGCACCTCGATCGGCGCCAAGGCGTGGCGGACCGCGGTCGTCGCACCGCGCGTGCCGGACGCGATGCGCGCCAAGCTGGCCCGCCGGGTCAGCCTGAGCATGGCCAAGGGCGGCCGCAAGACCGGTGCCACGATGGTGCTGAACCAGGCCGCCGAGCGGATCAACAACCGCAAGCTCAGCGCGGCCCTGCTGGCGGACGCCGCCCGCGCCGACCTGGCCCGCGGCCACGACGACCCCAAGCTGCGCGACAAGGCGATCCGGGCCGCGCTGGCCATCGCCGAGCAGCGGTTCAAGAAGAAGGACCTCGCGGCGGCCGCCGACCAGCTCTCCACGGCGTTCGCCCTCGCGTTCAACCGCGGTCTGCACTTCGACGGGGTGTCCTCGCCGATGGCCGACGACCCCGACGCCTACCTGGCGCCGTTCCGCGAGAACGCCGCGTTCAAGGCGCTGTCCGCGCCGCGCGGACGCGCGCTCCCGGCCGCCGGGGCGCCGGCCGGCCGGCCGCTGCGGCTGCTGGTCACCACGTACGCCAACGCGGCCTTCCTGAAGGCGATCAGGGACCGCTACGAGAACCACCCCGACGTCGAGATCCGCTACCTCGACGTCAACGAGGACGAGAAGCTGCGGCCGCTGGTCCGCGGCATCAAGCGGATCATGGAGCACGCGCTGGGCGGCCAGCCCGCCTTCCACGACAAGGTCGAGGAGGCGCTGCGGCCCCACCTGGACTGGGCGGACACCGTCTTCGTCGACTGGTGCACCAACGCCGCGGGCATCTTCACCGCCGTGGACCCCGGCACCACCCGCATGGTCGTCCGCCTGCACAGCTACGAGGCGTTCGCCTTCTGGCCGCACGTGGTGGACTTCACCCGCGTCGACGACCTGATCCTGGTCAGCGAGCACCTGCGCGAGGTGGTGGAGAAGGTCCTGCCGCAGCTGGCCGGACCGGACACCGCCACCACGCACGTCGTCCCCAACGCCATGGACCTCCTGCCGTTCAAGCGGCCGAAGGCCGGCCCCGAAGCCCGCTTCACCCTGGGCCTGGTCGGCGTCAGCGCCGTGGCCAAGGACCCGCGCTGGGCGGTGCGGGTGCTGCGGCTGCTGCGCGAGAAGGACGAGCGCTACCGCCTCGTCGTCATCGGCGAGGGCCTGCCCCGCAAGGCGGGCGCGGCCGTCCGCGCCTACGACGACCTGCTCCAGGCGGACCTGGAGGAGCTGCGGGCGGCCGGCGCCGTGCACCTGGTGGGCCAGACGGACGACGTGCCGGCGGCGCTCACCGAGGTCGGCGTCATCCTGAGCAGCTCGGTCCGTGAGAGCTTCCACTGCGGCCTGGTCGAGGGCACGGCCAGCGGCGCGCTCCCGGTCGTCCGCGACTGGCCGTTCTTCGCCTCGCTGGAGAACGGGCCCCGCACGCTGTTCCCGGGCGAGTGGGTCGTCTCGACGCCGGAGGAGGCCGCCGAGCGGATCCTCAAGCTCACGGCCACCGAGGACACCTGGCGCGCGGCGACGGAGCCGGCCGCCGAGCACGCGCTGGAGATGTGGGACTGGTCGGTGGTGAGCCGGGAGTTCGACCGGCTGCTGCTGGGCGAGCAGGCGTAA